The Pseudomonas sp. DG56-2 genome contains a region encoding:
- a CDS encoding Rieske 2Fe-2S domain-containing protein produces the protein MSNLIPAVNLAVDPADLVQADRVHTSLYTDPALFDAELDKIFYSTWVWVAHESEVPEAGNYKTTYVGKQPVIVVRDRKKNINVLLNRCRHRGATVCEHKKGKTASFVCPYHGWGYALDGSLRGIPHPESYGDCIDKAELPLVSLRVETYNGMIFATFKDDIEPLSDFLGAAKKWIDLFMKQGAGYGIKVPGEHRFRFPGNWKIQLENTTDAYHFPLVHKSFLSSVDEQTLELFDFVKGPGYVEDLGNGHSVMVMIPDLVDLEADLDKPIPERFESLAAELRDEGIEEQQVRRIVRAVGGSGFNLNLFPNVACSMAFFRVLQPISVNETEIHHSVITMDGGPAVANRYRLRLHEHFQGPMGFGTPDDSEAWERVQKGANAGEDLWIMLNRGLPGEKPSEDGLVSDVSAETGMRAAYQQWKKMMSA, from the coding sequence GTGAGCAATTTGATCCCCGCTGTAAACCTGGCGGTCGACCCTGCCGATCTGGTGCAGGCTGACCGTGTCCACACTTCGCTGTACACCGACCCGGCACTGTTTGATGCCGAACTGGACAAAATCTTCTACAGCACCTGGGTGTGGGTCGCTCACGAAAGTGAAGTGCCGGAAGCCGGCAACTACAAAACCACCTACGTCGGCAAACAGCCGGTGATCGTGGTGCGTGACCGCAAGAAGAACATCAACGTGCTGCTCAACCGGTGCCGCCACCGTGGTGCCACCGTATGCGAACACAAGAAGGGTAAAACCGCTAGCTTCGTCTGCCCGTACCACGGCTGGGGCTACGCCCTGGACGGTTCGCTGCGCGGCATTCCGCACCCGGAAAGCTACGGCGACTGCATCGACAAGGCCGAACTGCCGCTGGTGAGCCTGCGCGTCGAAACCTACAACGGGATGATTTTCGCCACCTTCAAAGATGACATCGAGCCGCTCAGTGACTTCCTCGGTGCAGCGAAAAAGTGGATCGACCTGTTCATGAAGCAGGGTGCCGGTTACGGCATCAAAGTACCGGGTGAACACCGTTTCCGCTTCCCGGGCAACTGGAAGATCCAGCTGGAAAACACCACCGATGCATACCACTTCCCGTTGGTGCACAAGAGCTTCCTGTCCTCGGTCGATGAACAAACCCTGGAGCTGTTCGACTTCGTCAAAGGCCCGGGCTACGTCGAAGATTTGGGCAACGGTCACAGCGTCATGGTCATGATCCCTGACCTGGTCGACCTAGAGGCCGACTTGGACAAACCCATTCCTGAGCGCTTTGAGTCGCTGGCCGCCGAGCTGCGTGACGAAGGCATCGAAGAACAACAAGTGCGGCGCATCGTGCGTGCGGTCGGCGGTTCGGGCTTCAACCTCAACCTGTTCCCCAACGTCGCCTGCTCGATGGCGTTTTTCCGCGTGCTGCAACCGATTTCGGTCAACGAAACCGAAATTCACCACTCGGTAATCACCATGGACGGCGGCCCGGCCGTCGCTAACCGCTATCGCCTGCGCCTACATGAGCACTTCCAGGGCCCGATGGGCTTTGGCACACCGGACGACTCCGAAGCGTGGGAGCGCGTACAGAAGGGTGCCAACGCCGGTGAAGACCTGTGGATCATGCTCAACCGCGGGTTGCCGGGCGAGAAGCCTAGCGAAGACGGCCTGGTGTCCGACGTGAGTGCCGAAACCGGCATGCGTGCGGCCTACCAGCAGTGGAAAAAGATGATGTCGGCTTGA
- a CDS encoding IacB protein translates to MSDYKALRVLFCMGINQNFFDAPREEQLQVWAAFSEMWNGIHDLPGVNVLGNMDDDKGMVGPSDGFPWTTYLLADVPNIETVHAACNLFRVTAVGEGTYKLWRYAKVEARVGRELIIQRA, encoded by the coding sequence ATGAGTGACTACAAAGCATTGCGTGTGTTGTTTTGCATGGGTATCAACCAAAACTTCTTTGATGCCCCGCGCGAAGAACAACTGCAAGTGTGGGCCGCCTTCAGCGAAATGTGGAACGGCATTCATGACCTGCCAGGCGTGAACGTGCTGGGCAACATGGATGACGACAAAGGCATGGTTGGCCCCTCCGATGGCTTTCCTTGGACCACCTACCTGCTGGCCGATGTACCGAACATCGAGACGGTTCATGCCGCCTGCAATCTGTTCCGCGTAACCGCGGTGGGCGAGGGCACATACAAGTTGTGGCGCTATGCAAAAGTTGAAGCCCGCGTCGGGCGCGAGTTGATTATTCAACGCGCTTGA
- the iacA gene encoding indole-3-acetate monooxygenase encodes MNPLSVSHAAPASALASGAAFEALLDGVRERARLSEFDRQRHISRDVIDAFKVHGVYRALVPKRFGGNQCSPAQFCEMIERISHADGSAGWVASFGMSPVYLAALPLETIAQVYANGPDVVFAGGIFPPQPAEVVPGGFQVKGRWKYSSGSMGADIVGVGIAPKNGDKFDLPRIAVMPQSQVRIDQTWDTVGLLGTGSHDLVIDDVVVPEQWTFVRGGPSNLDEPFFRYPSLSFATQVLSVVGLGVARAALDELAGMASGRISVTGAPALADRPLAQVDIAKAEAALRSARAFFYESIDQAWSHVLAGDPVPAAATNLLRLSSTHATRVAADVARTAQMLSGMTGVYNESPLARCVNDAQVVTQHAFMGDVTYQNAGAIFFGKQPLPGYI; translated from the coding sequence ATGAATCCGCTTAGCGTTTCGCACGCTGCACCTGCGTCTGCGCTTGCCAGTGGTGCTGCCTTTGAAGCCTTGCTTGACGGTGTTCGGGAGCGTGCCCGGCTGAGTGAGTTTGATCGCCAGCGGCACATCTCGCGTGACGTCATCGATGCTTTCAAGGTCCATGGCGTATACCGCGCTCTGGTGCCAAAACGCTTTGGCGGCAACCAATGCTCGCCAGCGCAGTTCTGCGAAATGATTGAACGCATTTCCCACGCCGACGGCTCGGCAGGCTGGGTGGCAAGCTTCGGCATGAGCCCGGTGTACCTGGCGGCGCTGCCCCTGGAAACCATTGCTCAGGTGTACGCCAACGGCCCGGACGTGGTATTTGCCGGCGGCATCTTCCCACCGCAACCGGCTGAAGTGGTGCCTGGCGGCTTCCAGGTCAAGGGTCGCTGGAAGTACTCCAGCGGCTCCATGGGTGCTGATATTGTTGGCGTCGGTATCGCGCCGAAAAATGGTGACAAGTTCGACCTGCCTCGTATTGCCGTCATGCCGCAATCGCAAGTGCGCATTGACCAGACCTGGGACACCGTGGGCTTGTTGGGCACCGGCAGTCACGATCTGGTGATCGATGACGTAGTGGTGCCTGAGCAATGGACCTTCGTGCGCGGCGGCCCGTCCAATCTTGATGAGCCGTTCTTCCGTTACCCGTCGTTGTCGTTTGCCACTCAAGTGCTGTCGGTGGTGGGCTTGGGTGTTGCCCGCGCCGCACTGGACGAGTTGGCCGGCATGGCCAGTGGTCGCATCTCGGTGACCGGCGCCCCGGCATTGGCCGATCGCCCCTTGGCCCAGGTAGACATCGCCAAGGCAGAAGCGGCATTGCGTTCGGCACGGGCGTTCTTCTACGAGTCGATTGATCAGGCCTGGAGCCATGTGCTCGCCGGCGACCCGGTGCCAGCGGCCGCCACCAACTTGCTGCGATTATCTTCGACCCACGCCACCCGCGTTGCTGCCGATGTTGCCCGTACCGCGCAAATGCTCTCGGGGATGACCGGGGTGTACAACGAAAGCCCGCTGGCCCGCTGCGTCAATGATGCGCAAGTAGTTACCCAGCATGCGTTCATGGGCGACGTTACTTATCAGAACGCCGGCGCAATCTTCTTCGGCAAACAACCGCTTCCTGGCTATATCTAA
- a CDS encoding LysR family transcriptional regulator: protein MPANALSELTFQDSRLKYLYISHQRGSMRAAADEFGVAASSISRHIAKLEQELNIELVKQGAHRVELTDAGKVVVEYYQTRLAHQQDLFSKMDDLRGQQQNLAVIAVGEGLLDAHAISSLNHFLREHRTLRTEIISAPSYEVQRMVAQDQAHLAVIFSPCPAAQFSKLFSLAQPLCLIVDRNHPLAGRTRVSLEDLSKTSLILPGPKFRVRELLDLACANIDLKIEPAIITNSLSVILDFVRTGAGATLLPERPVREELKSGALRAIPIDCPLMEHTEIQIVTRRSRRLPEVTQALALALAKALRTSPVR, encoded by the coding sequence ATGCCTGCAAATGCCCTATCGGAACTGACCTTTCAGGACAGCCGTTTAAAGTACCTCTACATCAGCCACCAGAGAGGCTCGATGCGCGCCGCAGCGGATGAATTCGGCGTAGCGGCCTCATCCATCAGCCGCCATATCGCCAAGCTTGAGCAGGAGCTGAACATCGAGTTGGTCAAGCAAGGTGCGCACCGCGTTGAGCTGACCGACGCAGGCAAGGTCGTGGTCGAGTACTACCAGACCCGCCTGGCGCACCAGCAGGACTTGTTCAGCAAGATGGACGATTTACGTGGCCAGCAGCAGAACTTAGCGGTCATAGCCGTGGGTGAAGGCTTACTGGACGCTCACGCGATCAGCAGCCTCAATCACTTTTTGCGCGAGCACAGAACGCTGCGCACCGAGATCATCAGTGCGCCTTCCTATGAAGTGCAGCGGATGGTTGCGCAAGACCAAGCGCACCTGGCGGTGATCTTCTCGCCGTGCCCGGCCGCTCAGTTTTCAAAGCTGTTCTCACTGGCGCAACCGTTGTGCCTGATCGTCGATCGCAATCACCCGCTGGCCGGACGTACACGCGTGAGCCTTGAAGACTTGAGCAAAACGTCGCTGATTCTGCCGGGCCCCAAGTTTCGCGTACGGGAACTGCTCGATCTGGCCTGTGCCAACATTGACTTGAAGATCGAGCCGGCCATTATCACCAACTCGCTGTCGGTGATTCTCGACTTTGTGCGCACTGGCGCCGGTGCGACCTTGCTACCCGAAAGGCCAGTGCGGGAGGAACTGAAATCCGGTGCACTCAGAGCTATCCCCATCGACTGTCCGCTTATGGAGCACACCGAGATACAGATCGTTACCCGCCGCTCACGACGCTTGCCCGAGGTCACTCAGGCGTTGGCACTGGCACTTGCCAAAGCCCTGCGTACTTCGCCGGTACGCTGA
- a CDS encoding NIPSNAP family protein: MSHQLYELIRLTLRVRTPSHALPKLQAALGQALEGVELVGCWVSEIGPQNTIAVMRSFASSEIKDAERTRLLLAADGLGIGEYLLHQHIDDYCRFPFLQPLPAGEHGPFYELREYNLVPSGLEPTLQGWEKAVGPRTGDDYSQVYAAFYATSGRVPRYLHIWPYSSLEQRLDVRTRAVKNGVWPPENSAPQLQEMNSVVYLPAAFSPLC, translated from the coding sequence ATGAGCCATCAACTGTATGAGTTGATCCGTTTGACCCTGCGCGTTCGCACCCCGTCGCACGCCTTGCCCAAGCTGCAAGCCGCCCTCGGCCAAGCCCTTGAAGGCGTTGAATTGGTGGGCTGCTGGGTGTCTGAAATTGGCCCGCAGAACACCATTGCAGTTATGCGCAGCTTTGCCTCAAGCGAAATCAAGGACGCCGAACGCACGCGCCTGTTGCTCGCAGCCGATGGCCTGGGCATCGGCGAGTACCTGTTGCACCAGCACATTGACGACTATTGCAGGTTCCCATTTCTGCAGCCGCTGCCAGCGGGAGAGCACGGCCCTTTCTACGAACTGCGCGAGTACAACCTGGTGCCTTCTGGCCTTGAACCCACCTTGCAAGGTTGGGAAAAAGCCGTTGGTCCACGCACCGGCGATGACTACTCCCAGGTGTACGCCGCCTTCTATGCCACCAGTGGCCGCGTACCGCGCTACCTGCATATCTGGCCTTACTCAAGCCTGGAGCAGCGCCTCGACGTGCGTACACGCGCGGTCAAAAACGGCGTTTGGCCACCCGAAAACTCGGCACCGCAACTGCAAGAAATGAACTCAGTGGTGTACCTGCCCGCCGCGTTTTCTCCTCTTTGTTAA
- a CDS encoding SDR family NAD(P)-dependent oxidoreductase produces the protein MPQILANKIAIITGASRGIGAAIAKRFAAEGARVVITARTGEPGGRLPGSLQETADYICSRGGKCLSITGDLSKEEDRERIMAQTLEHWGGVDILVNNAAFARFAPTQEQRARHVQLSLGINFIAPLHLSQLAVPVMVERGGGWILNLSSATSQRPGCGPYYSDDRAYRFHNTASPSLYGATKAALERLTAGWAMELASQSIAINSLAPVEAVASEGALDTGSIDDQAIFEPIEAMAEAALALCSGPRQSLTGRNACSLPLLEELGLSVRALDGRSELAPQANQ, from the coding sequence ATGCCGCAGATTCTAGCGAACAAGATCGCCATCATCACCGGTGCCAGCCGAGGCATCGGTGCCGCGATCGCCAAGCGCTTTGCCGCCGAAGGCGCTCGGGTTGTGATTACTGCCCGTACCGGCGAGCCAGGCGGCAGGCTACCCGGCTCATTGCAGGAAACCGCCGATTACATCTGCAGCCGGGGTGGAAAATGCTTGAGCATCACCGGCGATCTATCCAAGGAAGAAGACCGCGAACGCATCATGGCGCAAACGCTCGAGCACTGGGGTGGTGTCGACATTCTGGTCAATAACGCAGCCTTTGCACGCTTCGCCCCAACCCAGGAGCAGCGGGCCAGGCATGTGCAGCTGTCGCTGGGAATCAACTTCATTGCACCGCTGCACCTGAGCCAACTGGCTGTACCAGTGATGGTTGAACGCGGTGGCGGCTGGATCCTCAATCTGTCCAGTGCAACTTCACAGCGACCTGGTTGTGGCCCTTACTACAGCGATGACCGCGCCTACCGTTTCCATAACACCGCCTCGCCAAGCCTGTACGGCGCCACCAAGGCGGCGTTGGAACGTTTGACAGCAGGCTGGGCCATGGAACTGGCCAGCCAGTCGATTGCCATCAATAGCCTCGCACCGGTCGAAGCGGTGGCCAGTGAAGGTGCGCTCGACACTGGCAGCATCGATGATCAGGCGATATTCGAGCCGATCGAAGCGATGGCCGAAGCCGCCCTGGCGCTCTGCTCAGGCCCCCGCCAGTCGCTGACCGGGCGTAATGCCTGCAGCCTGCCATTGCTGGAGGAACTAGGACTAAGCGTGCGCGCCCTGGATGGCCGGAGCGAACTCGCCCCACAGGCTAATCAATGA
- the catA gene encoding catechol 1,2-dioxygenase — MTVKISHTADVQNFFKEVSGIDNDQGSKRFKQIILRVLQDSAKLIEDLEITDDEFWKAVDYLNRMGSNQEAGLLVAGLGIEHFLDLLQDAKDAQAGLSGGTPRTIEGPLYVAGAPLTEGEARMDDGTDPGTAMYLHGRVVDAEGQPVPGATVDVWHASTKGTYSYFDPSQSEYNLRRRILTDAQGSYRVRSIVPCGYGCPPTGTTQEVLNHLGRHGQRPAHIHFFISAPGYRHLTTQINFEGDQYLWDDFAYATRDGLIGQLNFIDDAQAAKNRGLEATYFADLQFSFQLQAAVDKTAGERSQRPRALQKA; from the coding sequence ATGACAGTGAAAATCTCACACACCGCTGATGTTCAAAACTTCTTCAAAGAAGTATCCGGTATTGATAACGACCAGGGCAGCAAACGCTTCAAGCAAATCATCCTGCGTGTACTGCAAGACAGCGCCAAACTGATCGAAGACCTTGAAATCACCGACGACGAGTTCTGGAAAGCGGTGGACTACCTCAACCGCATGGGCAGTAACCAGGAAGCCGGATTGCTGGTCGCAGGCCTGGGAATAGAGCACTTTCTGGACTTGCTGCAAGATGCCAAGGATGCCCAGGCCGGGCTCAGTGGCGGCACCCCGCGCACTATCGAAGGCCCGCTGTACGTAGCTGGGGCCCCGTTGACCGAGGGCGAGGCGCGCATGGATGACGGTACCGACCCTGGCACCGCGATGTACCTGCACGGTCGTGTGGTAGACGCCGAAGGGCAGCCGGTTCCGGGCGCTACGGTAGACGTGTGGCATGCCAGCACCAAGGGTACTTATTCGTACTTCGACCCAAGTCAGTCCGAATACAACCTGCGCCGGCGCATCCTCACCGATGCCCAAGGTAGCTACCGCGTACGCAGCATCGTACCGTGCGGCTACGGCTGCCCACCGACAGGCACCACGCAAGAAGTGCTCAACCACCTGGGCCGTCATGGCCAGCGCCCGGCGCATATTCACTTCTTCATCTCGGCGCCTGGTTATCGTCACCTGACCACGCAAATCAACTTTGAGGGTGACCAATACCTCTGGGACGACTTTGCCTACGCCACACGTGACGGGCTGATTGGCCAACTGAACTTCATCGACGACGCACAAGCGGCTAAAAACCGCGGCCTGGAAGCAACGTACTTTGCCGATCTGCAATTCAGCTTCCAGCTTCAGGCCGCAGTGGATAAAACCGCAGGTGAACGCAGCCAGCGTCCACGCGCCTTGCAAAAAGCCTGA
- the catC gene encoding muconolactone Delta-isomerase: MLFHVKMTVKLPTDMAPDTAAKLKADEKELALRLQQEGTWRHLWRIAGHYANYSVFDLPSVEALHDTLTQLPLFPYMNIEIDGLCRHPSSIHADDR; the protein is encoded by the coding sequence ATGCTTTTTCACGTAAAGATGACGGTAAAACTGCCCACCGATATGGCCCCGGACACCGCTGCCAAACTCAAGGCCGATGAAAAGGAATTGGCCCTGCGCCTGCAACAAGAAGGCACCTGGCGCCACCTGTGGCGTATTGCCGGGCACTACGCCAACTACAGCGTATTTGATCTACCCAGTGTTGAAGCATTGCATGACACGTTAACGCAGTTGCCATTGTTCCCGTACATGAACATCGAGATTGACGGCCTGTGCCGTCATCCGTCTTCCATTCACGCTGACGATCGCTGA
- a CDS encoding muconate cycloisomerase family protein: protein MTNAIIESLDALIVDLPTIRPHKLAMHTMQQQTLVILRLRCSDGVEGIGESTTIGGLAYGYESPESIKTNIDAHLAPALVGMPADNINAAMLKLDKLAKGNTFAKSGIESALLDAQGKRLGLPVSELLGGRVRDSLEVAWTLASGDTARDIAEAEQMLDLRRHRIFKLKIGANPVDIDLAHVIAIKKALGERASVRVDVNQYWNISQAVRACRVLGDNGIDLIEQPISRNNRAGQVHLSRVSPAPIMADESIECVEDALSLAIDGAASIFALKIAKNGGPRAVLRTAHIAEAAGIALYGGTMLEGSVATLASAHAFITLNQLTWGTELFGPLLLTEEIVTEAPLYRDFHLHVPRTPGLGLTLDEERVARFVRR from the coding sequence ATGACAAACGCCATAATCGAAAGCCTTGACGCTTTGATCGTCGACCTGCCGACCATCCGCCCGCACAAGCTGGCGATGCATACCATGCAGCAGCAAACCCTGGTAATCCTGCGTTTGCGCTGCAGTGATGGGGTCGAAGGCATTGGTGAATCCACCACCATTGGCGGACTGGCGTACGGCTACGAAAGCCCGGAAAGCATCAAGACCAACATCGATGCACACCTAGCTCCGGCATTGGTCGGCATGCCGGCAGACAACATCAATGCGGCCATGCTCAAACTGGACAAACTCGCCAAGGGCAATACCTTCGCCAAGTCGGGTATCGAAAGCGCGTTGCTCGACGCTCAAGGCAAGCGGCTTGGGTTGCCGGTCAGCGAACTGCTCGGCGGCCGTGTGCGTGACAGTCTCGAAGTGGCTTGGACGTTGGCCTCTGGCGACACCGCCCGCGACATTGCCGAAGCCGAGCAGATGCTCGACCTGCGTCGTCATCGCATCTTCAAGCTGAAGATTGGCGCCAACCCGGTCGACATCGATCTGGCTCATGTCATTGCGATCAAAAAGGCCTTGGGCGAGCGCGCCAGCGTGCGGGTCGACGTCAACCAGTACTGGAACATATCTCAGGCAGTACGTGCTTGCCGGGTGCTCGGCGATAACGGCATCGATTTGATCGAACAACCGATCTCACGCAACAACAGAGCAGGGCAGGTGCACCTTAGTCGCGTCAGCCCGGCACCGATCATGGCCGATGAATCCATCGAATGCGTTGAGGACGCGCTGAGCCTCGCCATCGACGGCGCGGCCAGCATCTTCGCCTTGAAAATCGCCAAAAACGGCGGGCCACGTGCCGTGTTGCGCACCGCGCATATCGCCGAAGCCGCAGGCATCGCCCTGTACGGCGGCACCATGCTCGAAGGCAGCGTTGCCACGCTGGCCTCGGCCCATGCCTTTATCACGTTGAACCAACTGACCTGGGGCACCGAGCTCTTTGGCCCGTTGTTGCTCACCGAAGAAATCGTCACTGAAGCGCCGCTGTATCGCGATTTCCACCTGCATGTACCGCGCACCCCGGGCTTGGGCCTGACTTTGGATGAAGAGCGCGTGGCGCGCTTCGTTCGCCGCTGA
- a CDS encoding LysR family transcriptional regulator, translated as MELRHLRYFTVLAETLNFTRAAELLHMAQPPLSRQISQLEEQVGTLLVERERPLRLTEAGRYLYEHTCTLLGQLQTISDNTRRIGERKRQWLGIGFAPSTLYADLPELIRALRSDEGLELGLSEMTTVQQVEALKSGRIDIAFGRIRIDDPAIYQQVLREDPLVAVLPSGHALAGKALALEQLAKEPFVLYPANPRPSYADHVLALFAQHGMSIKVSQWANELQTAIGLVAAGLGVTLVPSSVQQHRTGVEYAALLDPSAVSPIILSRRTGDVSPIVQRCLALVERESSASS; from the coding sequence ATGGAGCTTCGCCACCTTCGCTACTTCACGGTTTTGGCCGAAACCCTTAATTTCACCCGCGCCGCCGAACTTCTTCACATGGCTCAGCCGCCTCTGAGTCGACAGATCAGTCAACTGGAGGAACAAGTGGGGACGTTGTTGGTAGAGCGCGAACGGCCGCTACGTCTGACCGAAGCCGGGCGCTATTTGTACGAGCACACCTGCACCCTGCTTGGGCAACTGCAAACCATCAGCGATAACACCCGGCGCATTGGCGAACGCAAGCGCCAATGGCTGGGGATAGGCTTTGCGCCGTCCACGTTATATGCCGATTTGCCTGAGCTGATTCGTGCGCTGCGCAGCGACGAGGGCCTGGAATTGGGGCTGAGCGAGATGACCACCGTGCAACAGGTAGAGGCGCTGAAAAGCGGTCGGATCGACATCGCTTTTGGCCGTATTCGCATTGACGACCCAGCGATCTATCAGCAGGTACTGCGTGAAGATCCCCTAGTGGCGGTGCTTCCAAGTGGCCATGCGTTGGCAGGCAAGGCTCTAGCGCTGGAACAACTGGCTAAAGAGCCCTTCGTCCTTTACCCGGCCAACCCGCGGCCTAGCTACGCCGACCACGTACTGGCCTTGTTTGCGCAACATGGCATGAGCATCAAGGTCAGTCAGTGGGCCAATGAGTTGCAGACGGCGATCGGGCTGGTAGCGGCAGGCCTGGGGGTTACCTTGGTACCCTCCTCGGTTCAGCAGCACCGCACCGGGGTCGAATACGCCGCCCTGCTCGACCCCAGTGCTGTCAGCCCGATTATCCTCAGTCGCCGCACCGGTGATGTCAGCCCGATTGTTCAGCGCTGCTTGGCACTGGTGGAGCGAGAATCCAGCGCCTCCAGTTGA
- a CDS encoding ABC transporter substrate-binding protein, producing the protein MKNKAIGTLLLAAMASSSMADEITVISFGGVSKDVQSEAFYKPFEKATGNKVIAGEYNGEMGRIKVMVDTNSVNWDIVQVEAPELIRGCEEGMFEQLDMAKLGKEEDFVPGTLSDCGAGLLIWSMAMAYNSEKLSAAPTGWNDFWDTQKFPGKRSLRKGAKYTLEIALMADGVDYSDIYTVLGTKEGVDRAFNKLDQIKSSIQWWEAGAQPMQFLASGDVVMSTAFNGRVFSAQESGAPVQIVWKGSIYAIDSWAIPKGSKNKAVAEQFIEFSLRPENQKIHTVKLGYGSTNLHTASLLDPAMAARLNSAPANLAQAIPMNNEFWVDHGEELEQRFNAWVAKAN; encoded by the coding sequence ATGAAAAACAAAGCTATTGGAACCTTGTTGCTCGCCGCCATGGCGTCGAGTTCCATGGCCGACGAGATAACAGTGATCTCGTTCGGCGGCGTAAGTAAAGATGTGCAATCGGAGGCTTTCTATAAACCGTTTGAGAAGGCCACCGGCAACAAGGTGATCGCTGGTGAGTACAACGGCGAGATGGGCCGGATCAAAGTCATGGTCGATACCAACAGCGTCAATTGGGACATCGTGCAGGTCGAAGCGCCGGAACTGATACGCGGCTGCGAAGAAGGGATGTTTGAGCAACTGGACATGGCGAAACTGGGTAAAGAGGAAGACTTCGTGCCCGGCACACTATCGGACTGTGGCGCTGGCTTGTTGATCTGGTCGATGGCGATGGCTTACAACAGCGAGAAGTTGAGCGCTGCACCGACCGGTTGGAATGATTTCTGGGATACCCAGAAGTTTCCCGGTAAACGCAGTCTGCGCAAGGGCGCCAAATACACCCTGGAAATTGCCTTGATGGCCGATGGCGTGGACTATTCCGATATCTATACGGTGTTGGGCACCAAAGAAGGGGTCGATCGCGCATTCAATAAACTCGATCAGATCAAATCCAGCATTCAATGGTGGGAGGCTGGCGCGCAGCCAATGCAATTCCTCGCCAGTGGCGATGTGGTGATGAGCACTGCGTTCAATGGTCGTGTGTTCTCTGCCCAAGAATCAGGAGCGCCGGTGCAGATCGTCTGGAAGGGGAGCATCTATGCCATTGACTCCTGGGCGATTCCAAAGGGCAGCAAGAACAAGGCGGTCGCCGAACAGTTCATCGAGTTTTCCCTACGCCCGGAAAACCAGAAAATCCATACCGTAAAGCTTGGCTATGGCTCGACCAACCTGCACACCGCATCACTTCTCGATCCAGCCATGGCAGCACGTCTGAACTCGGCCCCCGCTAACCTGGCGCAGGCAATCCCCATGAACAATGAGTTCTGGGTTGATCATGGAGAAGAGCTTGAGCAGCGGTTCAATGCCTGGGTGGCTAAAGCTAACTGA
- a CDS encoding class II aldolase/adducin family protein has protein sequence MHDTLLKIDRSKISPEEWKTRCDLAALYRLLAHFRMTDLIDTHISARVPGEEGHFLINCYGVLFHEMRASDLIKIDHEGNVVDPWRGPDSVNRAGFNIHSAIHAARPDIDCVVHTHTSAGIAVSAQEQGLLPISQHALKFYRRLGYHTYEGISLNPDERARLVADLGPHMAMILRNHGLLATGGSIAEAFNQIYFLERACQAQVQALAGGQALRFPTEAVCELTAQQSDDEIDQQLHQLAWNSALRLIANDPVDYRS, from the coding sequence ATGCACGATACCCTCCTGAAAATAGACCGTAGCAAGATCTCCCCTGAAGAGTGGAAAACCCGCTGTGACCTGGCGGCACTGTATCGGTTGCTCGCGCACTTTCGCATGACCGACCTGATCGACACGCACATTTCCGCCAGGGTGCCAGGCGAGGAAGGACACTTCCTGATCAATTGCTATGGGGTACTGTTCCACGAAATGCGTGCTTCGGATTTGATCAAAATTGACCATGAGGGCAATGTAGTAGACCCGTGGCGCGGTCCCGATAGTGTCAACCGCGCCGGTTTCAATATCCACTCGGCGATTCATGCGGCGCGTCCGGATATCGATTGCGTGGTGCACACCCATACCTCAGCGGGTATCGCCGTATCTGCACAAGAGCAAGGGCTATTGCCGATCAGTCAGCATGCCCTGAAGTTCTACCGGCGCCTGGGTTACCACACCTATGAAGGTATCTCGTTAAACCCCGACGAGCGCGCCCGCTTGGTTGCCGACTTGGGCCCGCACATGGCGATGATCCTGCGCAATCATGGGTTGCTTGCAACTGGCGGCAGCATCGCCGAAGCCTTCAATCAGATTTACTTCCTTGAGCGCGCTTGCCAGGCTCAGGTGCAGGCACTCGCTGGCGGACAAGCGTTGCGCTTCCCGACAGAGGCGGTCTGTGAATTGACTGCCCAACAGTCCGATGACGAGATCGACCAACAACTGCATCAACTTGCTTGGAACTCAGCACTGCGCCTGATCGCCAATGATCCCGTAGATTACCGCAGCTGA